Proteins from one Enoplosus armatus isolate fEnoArm2 chromosome 4, fEnoArm2.hap1, whole genome shotgun sequence genomic window:
- the bmpr1ba gene encoding bone morphogenetic protein receptor type-1B isoform X4: protein MLLRASSKEAVESGKETSGSAAPASSSQRLLWCHCYHHCPEDSTNNTCRTDGYCFTMVEEEGGVPVQTAGCLGLVGSEFQCRDTGNSRQRRSLECCTDQDYCNKNLHPTLPPLKPPRKSIHHMALLISVTVCSIILAAIIVFCYFRYKRQESRPRYSIGLEQDETYIPPGESLKDLIEQSQSSGSGSGLPLLVQRTIAKQIQMVKQIGKGRYGEVWMGRWRGEKVAVKVFFTTEEASWFRETEIYQTVLMRHENILGFIAADIKGTGSWTQLYLITDYHENGSLYDYLKSTTLDNKAMLRLAYSSVSGLCHLHTEIFGTQGKPAIAHRDLKSKNILVKRNGTCCIADLGLAVKFISDTNEVDIPPNTRVGTKRYMPPEVLDETLNRSHFQSYIMADMYSFGLILWEIARRCVSGGILEEYQLPYHELVPTDPSYEDMREVVCIKRLRPSFPNRWTSDECLRQMGKLMTECWAHNPASRLTALRVKKTLAKMSESQDIKL from the exons ATGCTGCTAAGAGCATCCAGCAAGGAGGCAGTGGAGAGTGGGAAGGAGACTAGTGGCAGCGCAGCTCCTGCTTCGTCCTCCCAAAGACTACTGTGGTGTCACTGTTATCACCACTGCCCCGAAGATTCAACCAACAATACATGCAG GACGGATGGCTACTGTTTTAccatggtggaggaggagggaggggtacCGGTCCAGACTGCAGGTTGCCTGGGGCTGGTTGGATCAGAGTTTCAGTGTAGG GATACGGGGAACTCACGTCAAAGGAGATCGCTAGAGTGCTGTACAGACCAAGATTACTGTAACAAAAACCTGCATCCTACACTGCCGCCGCTCAAGCCACCTC ggaaaagt ATCCACCACATGGCCTTGTTGATCTCAGTCACTGTGTGCAGCATCATACTGGCTGCCATTATTGTCTTCTGCTACTTCAG gtatAAGCGTCAGGAGTCTCGTCCTCGGTACAGTATTGGTCTGGAGCAGGATGAGACCTACATTCCCCCTGGAGAGTCTCTGAAGGACCTGATAGAGCAGTCACAAAGCTCTGGCTCAGGCTCAGGGCTCCCTCTATTG gTGCAGAGAACGATAGCCAAGCAGATCCAGATGGTGAAGCAGATAGGCAAGGGGAGGTATGGAGAGGTGTGGATGGGCAGATGGAGGGGAGAAAAAGTGGCTGTTAAAGTCTTCTTCACCACCGAGGAGGCCAGTTGGTTTAGAGAGACTGAGATTTACCAGACCGTCCTAATGAGACATGAGAACATACTGG GTTTCATAGCTGCTGATATTAAAGGAACCGGCTCCTGGACCCAACTCTACCTTATCACCGACTACCATGAAAATGGCTCTTTGTACGACTACCTCAAATCAACCACTCTAGACAATAAAGCCATGCTGCGACTGGCCTACTCCTCTGTGTCGGGCCTTTGTCACCTCCACACCGAGATCTTTGGCACCCAGGGCAAACCTGCCATTGCCCACCGGGATCTGAAGAGCAAGAACATACTGGTGAAAAGAAATGGGACCTGCTGTATAGCTGACCTAGGACTGGCAGTCAAGTTCATCAG TGACACCAATGAGGTAGACATCCCTCCCAACACTAGAGTCGGTACAAAGCGCTACATGCCTCCGGAGGTTCTGGACGAGACTCTGAACAGAAGCCACTTTCAGTCATACATCATGGCCGACATGTACAGCTTTGGGCTCATTCTCTGGGAGATCGCTCGCCGTTGTGTCTCGGGag GGATCCTTGAAGAGTACCAGTTGCCGTACCATGAGTTAGTTCCTACAGACCCTTCATATGAAGACATGAGAGAGGTGGTCTGCATCAAGAGACTGCGACCATCCTTTCCTAATCGATGGACCAGcgatgag TGTTTGAGACAGATGGGGAAGCTGATGACAGAATGCTGGGCCCACAACCCAGCCTCCCGCCTCACAGCTCTACGGGTCAAAAAGACACTTGCCAAGATGTCAGAATCACAGGACATCAAGCTGTGA
- the bmpr1ba gene encoding bone morphogenetic protein receptor type-1B isoform X2: MLLRASSKEAVESGKETSGSAAPASSSQRLLWCHCYHHCPEDSTNNTCRTDGYCFTMVEEEGGVPVQTAGCLGLVGSEFQCRDTGNSRQRRSLECCTDQDYCNKNLHPTLPPLKPPLYVDGKIHHMALLISVTVCSIILAAIIVFCYFRYKRQESRPRYSIGLEQDETYIPPGESLKDLIEQSQSSGSGSGLPLLVQRTIAKQIQMVKQIGKGRYGEVWMGRWRGEKVAVKVFFTTEEASWFRETEIYQTVLMRHENILGFIAADIKGTGSWTQLYLITDYHENGSLYDYLKSTTLDNKAMLRLAYSSVSGLCHLHTEIFGTQGKPAIAHRDLKSKNILVKRNGTCCIADLGLAVKFISDTNEVDIPPNTRVGTKRYMPPEVLDETLNRSHFQSYIMADMYSFGLILWEIARRCVSGGILEEYQLPYHELVPTDPSYEDMREVVCIKRLRPSFPNRWTSDECLRQMGKLMTECWAHNPASRLTALRVKKTLAKMSESQDIKL, encoded by the exons ATGCTGCTAAGAGCATCCAGCAAGGAGGCAGTGGAGAGTGGGAAGGAGACTAGTGGCAGCGCAGCTCCTGCTTCGTCCTCCCAAAGACTACTGTGGTGTCACTGTTATCACCACTGCCCCGAAGATTCAACCAACAATACATGCAG GACGGATGGCTACTGTTTTAccatggtggaggaggagggaggggtacCGGTCCAGACTGCAGGTTGCCTGGGGCTGGTTGGATCAGAGTTTCAGTGTAGG GATACGGGGAACTCACGTCAAAGGAGATCGCTAGAGTGCTGTACAGACCAAGATTACTGTAACAAAAACCTGCATCCTACACTGCCGCCGCTCAAGCCACCTC TCTACGTGGATGGAAAGATCCACCACATGGCCTTGTTGATCTCAGTCACTGTGTGCAGCATCATACTGGCTGCCATTATTGTCTTCTGCTACTTCAG gtatAAGCGTCAGGAGTCTCGTCCTCGGTACAGTATTGGTCTGGAGCAGGATGAGACCTACATTCCCCCTGGAGAGTCTCTGAAGGACCTGATAGAGCAGTCACAAAGCTCTGGCTCAGGCTCAGGGCTCCCTCTATTG gTGCAGAGAACGATAGCCAAGCAGATCCAGATGGTGAAGCAGATAGGCAAGGGGAGGTATGGAGAGGTGTGGATGGGCAGATGGAGGGGAGAAAAAGTGGCTGTTAAAGTCTTCTTCACCACCGAGGAGGCCAGTTGGTTTAGAGAGACTGAGATTTACCAGACCGTCCTAATGAGACATGAGAACATACTGG GTTTCATAGCTGCTGATATTAAAGGAACCGGCTCCTGGACCCAACTCTACCTTATCACCGACTACCATGAAAATGGCTCTTTGTACGACTACCTCAAATCAACCACTCTAGACAATAAAGCCATGCTGCGACTGGCCTACTCCTCTGTGTCGGGCCTTTGTCACCTCCACACCGAGATCTTTGGCACCCAGGGCAAACCTGCCATTGCCCACCGGGATCTGAAGAGCAAGAACATACTGGTGAAAAGAAATGGGACCTGCTGTATAGCTGACCTAGGACTGGCAGTCAAGTTCATCAG TGACACCAATGAGGTAGACATCCCTCCCAACACTAGAGTCGGTACAAAGCGCTACATGCCTCCGGAGGTTCTGGACGAGACTCTGAACAGAAGCCACTTTCAGTCATACATCATGGCCGACATGTACAGCTTTGGGCTCATTCTCTGGGAGATCGCTCGCCGTTGTGTCTCGGGag GGATCCTTGAAGAGTACCAGTTGCCGTACCATGAGTTAGTTCCTACAGACCCTTCATATGAAGACATGAGAGAGGTGGTCTGCATCAAGAGACTGCGACCATCCTTTCCTAATCGATGGACCAGcgatgag TGTTTGAGACAGATGGGGAAGCTGATGACAGAATGCTGGGCCCACAACCCAGCCTCCCGCCTCACAGCTCTACGGGTCAAAAAGACACTTGCCAAGATGTCAGAATCACAGGACATCAAGCTGTGA
- the bmpr1ba gene encoding bone morphogenetic protein receptor type-1B isoform X1, with product MLLRASSKEAVESGKETSGSAAPASSSQRLLWCHCYHHCPEDSTNNTCRTDGYCFTMVEEEGGVPVQTAGCLGLVGSEFQCRDTGNSRQRRSLECCTDQDYCNKNLHPTLPPLKPPREFTHLPSSLHNSFLPMKHKKDFFKSHFCWVSREYRVYVDGKIHHMALLISVTVCSIILAAIIVFCYFRYKRQESRPRYSIGLEQDETYIPPGESLKDLIEQSQSSGSGSGLPLLVQRTIAKQIQMVKQIGKGRYGEVWMGRWRGEKVAVKVFFTTEEASWFRETEIYQTVLMRHENILGFIAADIKGTGSWTQLYLITDYHENGSLYDYLKSTTLDNKAMLRLAYSSVSGLCHLHTEIFGTQGKPAIAHRDLKSKNILVKRNGTCCIADLGLAVKFISDTNEVDIPPNTRVGTKRYMPPEVLDETLNRSHFQSYIMADMYSFGLILWEIARRCVSGGILEEYQLPYHELVPTDPSYEDMREVVCIKRLRPSFPNRWTSDECLRQMGKLMTECWAHNPASRLTALRVKKTLAKMSESQDIKL from the exons ATGCTGCTAAGAGCATCCAGCAAGGAGGCAGTGGAGAGTGGGAAGGAGACTAGTGGCAGCGCAGCTCCTGCTTCGTCCTCCCAAAGACTACTGTGGTGTCACTGTTATCACCACTGCCCCGAAGATTCAACCAACAATACATGCAG GACGGATGGCTACTGTTTTAccatggtggaggaggagggaggggtacCGGTCCAGACTGCAGGTTGCCTGGGGCTGGTTGGATCAGAGTTTCAGTGTAGG GATACGGGGAACTCACGTCAAAGGAGATCGCTAGAGTGCTGTACAGACCAAGATTACTGTAACAAAAACCTGCATCCTACACTGCCGCCGCTCAAGCCACCTCGTGAGTTTACCCATCTACCCTCATCCCTCCACAACTCTTTCTTGCCCATGAAACAcaagaaagatttttttaagAGTCACTT CTGCTGGGTGTCGAGAGAATACCGAG TCTACGTGGATGGAAAGATCCACCACATGGCCTTGTTGATCTCAGTCACTGTGTGCAGCATCATACTGGCTGCCATTATTGTCTTCTGCTACTTCAG gtatAAGCGTCAGGAGTCTCGTCCTCGGTACAGTATTGGTCTGGAGCAGGATGAGACCTACATTCCCCCTGGAGAGTCTCTGAAGGACCTGATAGAGCAGTCACAAAGCTCTGGCTCAGGCTCAGGGCTCCCTCTATTG gTGCAGAGAACGATAGCCAAGCAGATCCAGATGGTGAAGCAGATAGGCAAGGGGAGGTATGGAGAGGTGTGGATGGGCAGATGGAGGGGAGAAAAAGTGGCTGTTAAAGTCTTCTTCACCACCGAGGAGGCCAGTTGGTTTAGAGAGACTGAGATTTACCAGACCGTCCTAATGAGACATGAGAACATACTGG GTTTCATAGCTGCTGATATTAAAGGAACCGGCTCCTGGACCCAACTCTACCTTATCACCGACTACCATGAAAATGGCTCTTTGTACGACTACCTCAAATCAACCACTCTAGACAATAAAGCCATGCTGCGACTGGCCTACTCCTCTGTGTCGGGCCTTTGTCACCTCCACACCGAGATCTTTGGCACCCAGGGCAAACCTGCCATTGCCCACCGGGATCTGAAGAGCAAGAACATACTGGTGAAAAGAAATGGGACCTGCTGTATAGCTGACCTAGGACTGGCAGTCAAGTTCATCAG TGACACCAATGAGGTAGACATCCCTCCCAACACTAGAGTCGGTACAAAGCGCTACATGCCTCCGGAGGTTCTGGACGAGACTCTGAACAGAAGCCACTTTCAGTCATACATCATGGCCGACATGTACAGCTTTGGGCTCATTCTCTGGGAGATCGCTCGCCGTTGTGTCTCGGGag GGATCCTTGAAGAGTACCAGTTGCCGTACCATGAGTTAGTTCCTACAGACCCTTCATATGAAGACATGAGAGAGGTGGTCTGCATCAAGAGACTGCGACCATCCTTTCCTAATCGATGGACCAGcgatgag TGTTTGAGACAGATGGGGAAGCTGATGACAGAATGCTGGGCCCACAACCCAGCCTCCCGCCTCACAGCTCTACGGGTCAAAAAGACACTTGCCAAGATGTCAGAATCACAGGACATCAAGCTGTGA
- the bmpr1ba gene encoding bone morphogenetic protein receptor type-1B isoform X3: MLLRASSKEAVESGKETSGSAAPASSSQRLLWCHCYHHCPEDSTNNTCRTDGYCFTMVEEEGGVPVQTAGCLGLVGSEFQCRDTGNSRQRRSLECCTDQDYCNKNLHPTLPPLKPPLYVDGKIHHMALLISVTVCSIILAAIIVFCYFRYKRQESRPRYSIGLEQDETYIPPGESLKDLIEQSQSSGSGSGLPLLRTIAKQIQMVKQIGKGRYGEVWMGRWRGEKVAVKVFFTTEEASWFRETEIYQTVLMRHENILGFIAADIKGTGSWTQLYLITDYHENGSLYDYLKSTTLDNKAMLRLAYSSVSGLCHLHTEIFGTQGKPAIAHRDLKSKNILVKRNGTCCIADLGLAVKFISDTNEVDIPPNTRVGTKRYMPPEVLDETLNRSHFQSYIMADMYSFGLILWEIARRCVSGGILEEYQLPYHELVPTDPSYEDMREVVCIKRLRPSFPNRWTSDECLRQMGKLMTECWAHNPASRLTALRVKKTLAKMSESQDIKL, encoded by the exons ATGCTGCTAAGAGCATCCAGCAAGGAGGCAGTGGAGAGTGGGAAGGAGACTAGTGGCAGCGCAGCTCCTGCTTCGTCCTCCCAAAGACTACTGTGGTGTCACTGTTATCACCACTGCCCCGAAGATTCAACCAACAATACATGCAG GACGGATGGCTACTGTTTTAccatggtggaggaggagggaggggtacCGGTCCAGACTGCAGGTTGCCTGGGGCTGGTTGGATCAGAGTTTCAGTGTAGG GATACGGGGAACTCACGTCAAAGGAGATCGCTAGAGTGCTGTACAGACCAAGATTACTGTAACAAAAACCTGCATCCTACACTGCCGCCGCTCAAGCCACCTC TCTACGTGGATGGAAAGATCCACCACATGGCCTTGTTGATCTCAGTCACTGTGTGCAGCATCATACTGGCTGCCATTATTGTCTTCTGCTACTTCAG gtatAAGCGTCAGGAGTCTCGTCCTCGGTACAGTATTGGTCTGGAGCAGGATGAGACCTACATTCCCCCTGGAGAGTCTCTGAAGGACCTGATAGAGCAGTCACAAAGCTCTGGCTCAGGCTCAGGGCTCCCTCTATTG AGAACGATAGCCAAGCAGATCCAGATGGTGAAGCAGATAGGCAAGGGGAGGTATGGAGAGGTGTGGATGGGCAGATGGAGGGGAGAAAAAGTGGCTGTTAAAGTCTTCTTCACCACCGAGGAGGCCAGTTGGTTTAGAGAGACTGAGATTTACCAGACCGTCCTAATGAGACATGAGAACATACTGG GTTTCATAGCTGCTGATATTAAAGGAACCGGCTCCTGGACCCAACTCTACCTTATCACCGACTACCATGAAAATGGCTCTTTGTACGACTACCTCAAATCAACCACTCTAGACAATAAAGCCATGCTGCGACTGGCCTACTCCTCTGTGTCGGGCCTTTGTCACCTCCACACCGAGATCTTTGGCACCCAGGGCAAACCTGCCATTGCCCACCGGGATCTGAAGAGCAAGAACATACTGGTGAAAAGAAATGGGACCTGCTGTATAGCTGACCTAGGACTGGCAGTCAAGTTCATCAG TGACACCAATGAGGTAGACATCCCTCCCAACACTAGAGTCGGTACAAAGCGCTACATGCCTCCGGAGGTTCTGGACGAGACTCTGAACAGAAGCCACTTTCAGTCATACATCATGGCCGACATGTACAGCTTTGGGCTCATTCTCTGGGAGATCGCTCGCCGTTGTGTCTCGGGag GGATCCTTGAAGAGTACCAGTTGCCGTACCATGAGTTAGTTCCTACAGACCCTTCATATGAAGACATGAGAGAGGTGGTCTGCATCAAGAGACTGCGACCATCCTTTCCTAATCGATGGACCAGcgatgag TGTTTGAGACAGATGGGGAAGCTGATGACAGAATGCTGGGCCCACAACCCAGCCTCCCGCCTCACAGCTCTACGGGTCAAAAAGACACTTGCCAAGATGTCAGAATCACAGGACATCAAGCTGTGA